A stretch of the Actinotalea sp. JY-7876 genome encodes the following:
- a CDS encoding S9 family peptidase, with product MRYRIALSSAVAVVALGIVGTVSGPDWDPVPLTETIEVESADTAIGGVEGADAVGTYEVATSVVTVELAGAVVEAQISEPVGAQGDRPGVVFVHGAGTGKFDVAFTQQAQALASAGIVAMVPNKRLDTYTTRTRDYNAMASDYLRSVELLRGLPGVDSDRVGVYGESEGSWIVPVMAADNPSVAFVVLVAAPVVPPRQQAAFAVDSYLRNTGVPEEVLRAVPRVVGMEFPGGGFEYGNFEVRPFQQRMRQPVLLVYGTGDAAMPTVQGALELVEDLSMAANPDWTVRYYEDANHGIKIGATLVPEFARDLVDWVQGLPETGDAEPRVAGAEPYQRFRADPVERPRWFAEGDLVVAALGACAVALLVGPVLWVVRRLRGRRQRALGRGILAPLVTMAAGAALTLVTLVAYLMSVAHLAQNYLTNPVLVQGGWLAVRLLGVVAVVAGVVLVYRVLDARRPGAEPAARTVTGEWTLATGVAGSAVLLLMLAYWGVFPPT from the coding sequence GTGCGATACCGGATCGCGCTCTCGAGCGCCGTGGCAGTCGTGGCGCTCGGCATCGTCGGCACCGTCTCCGGTCCGGACTGGGACCCCGTTCCCCTCACCGAGACGATCGAGGTCGAGTCGGCCGACACCGCCATCGGGGGCGTCGAGGGCGCGGACGCGGTCGGCACCTACGAGGTCGCGACCTCGGTGGTGACCGTCGAGCTCGCGGGCGCCGTGGTCGAGGCCCAGATCAGCGAGCCCGTGGGTGCGCAGGGCGACCGCCCGGGCGTGGTCTTCGTCCACGGCGCGGGGACGGGCAAGTTCGACGTCGCGTTCACGCAGCAGGCGCAGGCCCTCGCGAGCGCGGGCATCGTCGCGATGGTGCCGAACAAGCGGCTCGACACGTACACGACGCGCACGCGCGACTACAACGCGATGGCCAGCGACTACCTGCGCAGCGTCGAGCTGTTGCGCGGTCTGCCGGGCGTGGACAGCGACCGCGTCGGGGTCTACGGCGAGAGCGAGGGCAGCTGGATCGTGCCCGTCATGGCGGCGGACAACCCGTCGGTGGCGTTCGTCGTGCTCGTCGCCGCCCCCGTGGTGCCGCCGCGCCAGCAGGCGGCCTTCGCGGTCGACTCCTACCTGCGCAACACGGGCGTGCCGGAGGAGGTGCTCCGCGCCGTCCCGCGCGTGGTCGGCATGGAGTTCCCGGGCGGGGGCTTCGAGTACGGCAACTTCGAGGTGCGACCCTTCCAGCAGCGCATGCGTCAGCCCGTGCTGCTCGTCTACGGGACGGGGGACGCCGCGATGCCCACCGTGCAGGGCGCGCTCGAGCTGGTCGAGGACCTCTCGATGGCGGCCAACCCCGACTGGACCGTGCGGTACTACGAGGACGCCAACCACGGCATCAAGATCGGCGCCACGCTGGTCCCCGAGTTCGCCCGGGACCTCGTCGACTGGGTGCAGGGACTGCCCGAGACTGGCGACGCGGAGCCCCGGGTGGCGGGCGCGGAGCCGTACCAGCGTTTCCGCGCCGACCCCGTCGAGCGCCCCCGCTGGTTCGCCGAGGGTGACCTCGTCGTCGCGGCTCTCGGCGCCTGCGCCGTGGCGCTCCTCGTGGGCCCGGTGCTGTGGGTGGTCCGCCGGCTGCGTGGACGTCGCCAGCGCGCGCTGGGGCGGGGGATCCTCGCCCCGCTCGTCACGATGGCGGCGGGTGCGGCGCTCACGCTCGTGACCCTGGTGGCCTATCTCATGTCCGTCGCGCACCTGGCCCAGAACTACCTCACGAACCCCGTGCTCGTGCAGGGCGGCTGGCTCGCGGTGCGGCTGCTCGGGGTGGTCGCCGTCGTCGCCGGGGTCGTCCTGGTGTACCGCGTCCTGGACGCGCGGCGCCCCGGCGCGGAGCCGGCCGCGCGGACCGTCACGGGGGAGTGGACCCTGGCGACGGGGGTCGCCGGGTCCGCCGTGCTGCTGCTGATGCTCGCCTACTGGGGCGTCTTCCCACCGACATGA
- the dnaJ gene encoding molecular chaperone DnaJ, with protein MSSNYYEVLGVSRDATQDEIKKAYRRLARELHPDVATGEGAEDRFKDVSRAYEVLSNPEKRQMYDRGVDPTAPGGGGGANFGAGFGFQDIFETFFGAAQGASAQRGPVPRARRGQDALVRLDIDLAEAAFGVHREVPVDTAVLCGTCQGSCCRPGTSPRTCDVCGGRGVVQRVARSFLGQVMTSSPCAACHGFGTVIPEPCPECSGEGRVRSRRTLSVDVPAGVDTGTRIKLTGQGEVGPAGGPPGDVYLEVRERNHETFVRRGDDLHCTLEIPMTAAALGTVVELETLDGPREIDIRPGTQPGDVVVERGLGIGHLHVGGRGDLNVHVDVQVPTTLDDEQAELLRRLAELRGEARPASRVAPAHPGVFSKLRDKLAGR; from the coding sequence GTGAGCAGCAACTACTACGAGGTCCTCGGCGTCAGCCGCGACGCGACGCAGGACGAGATCAAGAAGGCGTACCGCCGGCTGGCGCGTGAGCTGCACCCGGACGTCGCGACCGGTGAGGGTGCGGAGGACCGCTTCAAGGACGTCTCGCGCGCCTACGAGGTGCTCTCCAACCCCGAGAAGCGCCAGATGTACGACCGCGGCGTGGACCCGACCGCTCCCGGCGGCGGCGGCGGCGCGAACTTCGGCGCCGGCTTCGGCTTCCAGGACATCTTCGAGACGTTCTTCGGTGCCGCCCAGGGCGCGTCGGCGCAGCGCGGTCCGGTGCCGCGCGCCCGGCGCGGGCAGGACGCGCTGGTCCGCCTCGACATCGACCTCGCCGAGGCCGCCTTCGGCGTCCACCGCGAGGTGCCCGTCGACACCGCGGTCCTGTGCGGCACCTGCCAGGGCTCGTGCTGCCGCCCCGGCACCTCGCCCCGCACCTGCGACGTCTGCGGTGGCCGTGGCGTCGTGCAGCGGGTCGCCCGCTCCTTCCTCGGCCAGGTCATGACCTCGAGCCCGTGCGCGGCCTGCCACGGCTTCGGCACGGTCATCCCCGAGCCGTGCCCGGAGTGCTCGGGCGAGGGGCGCGTCCGCAGCCGCCGCACCCTGTCGGTGGACGTGCCGGCCGGGGTGGACACCGGCACCCGCATCAAGCTCACGGGTCAGGGCGAGGTCGGCCCCGCGGGCGGCCCGCCCGGCGACGTCTACCTCGAGGTGCGCGAGCGCAACCACGAGACGTTCGTGCGCCGCGGCGACGACCTGCACTGCACGCTCGAGATCCCGATGACGGCCGCGGCGCTCGGGACGGTGGTCGAGCTCGAGACGCTCGACGGCCCCCGCGAGATCGACATCCGGCCGGGCACGCAGCCGGGCGACGTCGTCGTCGAGCGGGGCCTGGGGATCGGCCACCTGCACGTGGGAGGCCGCGGCGACCTCAACGTCCACGTCGACGTGCAGGTGCCCACGACGCTGGACGACGAGCAGGCCGAGCTCCTGCGCCGGCTGGCGGAGCTGCGCGGCGAGGCCCGTCCGGCGTCCCGCGTCGCCCCCGCCCACCCCGGCGTCTTCTCCAAGCTGCGCGACAAGCTCGCGGGCCGCTGA
- a CDS encoding DUF4870 domain-containing protein, with protein MTTNPSDEPQFPGTPGAAGTPGGPPAGATPPPAYGTQPGGYQQPGYQQPGGPQQAPGYQQPGYQQQQQPGGYQQQPGGYQQPGGYAPYPGTGYPPPGQVPLSDAEQRQWAMFAHLGGIILGFIAPLVIWLMYKDRGRFVEEQSKEALNFQITLTIAAVAFAVITAITFGIGSILYVAFIVALVFMIMAGVAANKGEAYRYPVNIRFIK; from the coding sequence ATGACGACGAATCCCTCCGACGAGCCCCAGTTCCCCGGTACGCCCGGTGCCGCGGGCACGCCCGGCGGCCCGCCCGCGGGCGCCACGCCCCCGCCCGCCTACGGCACCCAGCCCGGCGGCTACCAGCAGCCCGGGTACCAGCAGCCCGGTGGCCCCCAGCAGGCGCCCGGCTACCAGCAGCCGGGCTACCAGCAGCAGCAGCAGCCGGGTGGCTACCAGCAGCAGCCCGGTGGGTACCAGCAGCCCGGCGGCTACGCGCCCTACCCGGGCACGGGCTACCCGCCGCCCGGGCAGGTCCCGCTGTCCGACGCCGAGCAGCGCCAGTGGGCGATGTTCGCCCACCTCGGCGGCATCATCCTCGGCTTCATCGCGCCCCTCGTCATCTGGCTGATGTACAAGGACCGGGGCCGCTTCGTGGAGGAGCAGTCCAAGGAGGCGCTCAACTTCCAGATCACGCTGACGATCGCCGCCGTCGCGTTCGCCGTCATCACCGCGATCACGTTCGGGATCGGCTCGATCCTGTACGTCGCGTTCATCGTCGCCCTGGTCTTCATGATCATGGCCGGCGTCGCCGCGAACAAGGGCGAGGCGTACCGCTACCCGGTGAACATCCGCTTCATCAAGTGA
- a CDS encoding Gmad2 immunoglobulin-like domain-containing protein gives MTRSTASPAASGVAVRRTTALRRTALALAVTGLVTGAAAACQTGTEEPATSGSPSASPTASSSATPSPSASATTSPAATSAPTEEPAAAPAVNGPNSITAPLAGQQVTSPVTATGEGTAYEATLSYRVVAAGTEDVVVEGWTEAGANGEIGPWSIELDLDPGTWTLQVWEASMSETEGAGASDNRVEVTFTVG, from the coding sequence GTGACCCGCTCGACCGCATCGCCCGCCGCGTCTGGAGTCGCGGTACGACGCACGACGGCGCTCCGGCGCACCGCGCTGGCCCTCGCCGTGACCGGCCTGGTCACCGGCGCCGCGGCGGCCTGCCAGACCGGCACCGAGGAGCCCGCCACGAGCGGCTCACCGAGCGCGTCCCCGACCGCCTCGTCGTCGGCGACCCCCTCACCGAGCGCGTCCGCGACCACCTCTCCGGCGGCGACGAGCGCCCCCACCGAGGAGCCGGCGGCGGCACCCGCTGTCAACGGCCCGAACTCGATCACGGCACCGCTCGCCGGCCAGCAGGTCACCTCGCCCGTGACGGCGACCGGCGAGGGCACCGCGTACGAGGCGACGTTGAGCTACCGGGTCGTGGCCGCGGGCACCGAGGACGTCGTCGTCGAGGGCTGGACCGAGGCCGGGGCCAACGGCGAGATCGGGCCGTGGAGCATCGAGCTGGACCTCGACCCGGGCACGTGGACGCTCCAGGTCTGGGAGGCGTCGATGTCCGAGACCGAGGGCGCGGGCGCGTCCGACAACCGCGTCGAGGTGACGTTCACCGTCGGCTAG
- a CDS encoding 16S rRNA (uracil(1498)-N(3))-methyltransferase — protein MSAPVFLAEPGQLSGAAPGGAYVLQGGEARHAGVVQRRRAGERVDVADGAGVRLRCEIAAVEPGRLTLTVVDVVVEPQASPRLVLVQALAKGDRDELAIEAATEVGVDEVVPWQAARSIVVWRGERAAKSRAKWRATVREATKQSRRAHVPAVAEPVDTAGLAARAAAVVAAGGVALVLHEEASVPLTEVPLPDGGPGGAAGAEVLVVVGPEGGISAEEVERLEAAGATAVRLGPHVLRTSTAGPVALALLAARTGRWG, from the coding sequence GTGAGCGCCCCGGTCTTCCTCGCGGAGCCGGGGCAGCTGTCCGGTGCCGCACCGGGCGGCGCGTACGTCCTGCAGGGCGGCGAGGCGCGGCACGCCGGGGTCGTGCAACGTCGCCGCGCGGGCGAGCGTGTCGACGTCGCCGACGGCGCCGGCGTGCGGCTGCGGTGCGAGATCGCCGCGGTCGAGCCGGGTCGCCTCACGCTCACGGTGGTCGACGTCGTCGTGGAGCCGCAGGCCTCGCCCCGCCTCGTCCTGGTGCAGGCGCTCGCCAAGGGCGACCGCGACGAGCTCGCGATCGAGGCGGCGACCGAGGTCGGCGTGGACGAGGTCGTCCCCTGGCAGGCCGCCCGCTCGATCGTGGTGTGGCGCGGCGAGCGCGCCGCGAAGAGCCGCGCGAAGTGGCGCGCCACGGTGCGCGAGGCGACCAAGCAGTCCCGCCGGGCGCACGTGCCGGCCGTCGCCGAGCCCGTGGACACCGCGGGGCTCGCTGCACGCGCCGCCGCCGTCGTCGCGGCGGGCGGCGTCGCGCTCGTCCTGCACGAGGAGGCGAGCGTCCCGCTCACCGAGGTGCCGCTGCCCGACGGCGGTCCGGGCGGTGCCGCCGGGGCGGAGGTGCTCGTCGTCGTCGGCCCGGAGGGCGGCATCTCGGCCGAGGAGGTCGAGCGCCTCGAGGCCGCCGGCGCGACCGCGGTGCGGCTCGGGCCGCACGTGCTCCGGACGTCGACGGCGGGGCCGGTCGCCCTCGCCCTCCTCGCCGCACGCACGGGCCGGTGGGGCTGA
- a CDS encoding HIT domain-containing protein encodes MSRSPSTPAPGRADDCLFCRIVAGEVPATVVASDEHAVAFRDLDPQAPVHVLVVPREHHPDVVRLAAASPELLAAVVRLAEEVAEAEAGGQFRLVFNTGPHAGQSVYHVHGHVLGGTQLGWSPG; translated from the coding sequence ATGTCGCGCTCACCCAGCACCCCGGCGCCCGGTCGCGCCGACGACTGCCTGTTCTGCCGCATCGTCGCGGGGGAGGTCCCGGCCACCGTCGTCGCCTCCGACGAGCACGCCGTGGCGTTCCGCGACCTGGACCCGCAGGCCCCCGTGCACGTGCTGGTCGTCCCGCGCGAGCACCACCCCGACGTCGTGCGCCTCGCGGCGGCGTCACCGGAGCTGCTCGCGGCGGTGGTGCGCCTCGCCGAGGAGGTGGCCGAGGCCGAGGCGGGCGGGCAGTTCCGCCTCGTCTTCAACACCGGCCCGCACGCCGGCCAGTCGGTGTACCACGTGCACGGCCACGTGCTCGGCGGGACGCAGCTCGGGTGGTCCCCGGGCTGA
- the era gene encoding GTPase Era translates to MTRPTTDDGTFRSGFVCIVGRPNAGKSTLTNAIVGQKVAITSGRPQTTRHVIRGIVHRPDAQVVLVDTPGLHRPRTLLGERLNDLVKNTLGEVDVVVFCLPADQRVGPGDRWIAQQLTELASGPHSTPVVAVATKADTVPKGRLAEHLMAVAALGEWADVVPVSAVEGYQVDTLVDVLVSHLEPGPALYPDGELTDEPEAVMVAELVREAALEGVRDELPHSLAVVVDEIQPREGRDGSDGRPPLLDVRVELFVERDSQKAIIIGKGGARLRDVGSTARRGIEALLGARVYLDLHVKVAKDWQRDPKQLRRLGF, encoded by the coding sequence ATGACCCGCCCGACCACCGACGACGGCACCTTCCGGTCCGGCTTCGTCTGCATCGTCGGGCGGCCGAACGCCGGCAAGTCGACGCTGACCAACGCGATCGTGGGGCAGAAGGTCGCGATCACCTCCGGGCGGCCGCAGACCACCCGGCACGTGATCCGGGGCATCGTCCACCGCCCCGACGCGCAGGTGGTCCTCGTCGACACACCGGGGCTGCACCGCCCGCGCACGCTGCTGGGCGAGCGGCTCAACGACCTGGTCAAGAACACGCTCGGCGAGGTCGACGTCGTGGTCTTCTGCCTGCCGGCGGACCAGCGTGTGGGCCCGGGGGACCGGTGGATCGCCCAGCAGCTCACCGAGCTCGCGTCCGGACCGCACTCGACCCCCGTCGTCGCCGTGGCCACCAAGGCGGACACCGTGCCCAAGGGCCGGCTCGCCGAGCACCTCATGGCGGTGGCGGCCCTGGGGGAGTGGGCCGACGTCGTGCCCGTCAGCGCCGTCGAGGGGTACCAGGTCGACACGCTCGTCGACGTCCTCGTGAGCCACCTCGAGCCGGGACCGGCGCTCTACCCGGACGGTGAGCTCACCGACGAGCCGGAGGCCGTCATGGTCGCCGAGCTGGTGCGGGAGGCGGCGCTCGAGGGCGTGCGCGACGAGCTGCCCCACTCGCTCGCCGTCGTCGTGGACGAGATCCAGCCGCGGGAGGGGCGCGACGGCTCGGACGGCAGGCCGCCCCTGCTCGACGTGCGCGTCGAGCTCTTCGTCGAGCGCGACAGCCAGAAGGCGATCATCATCGGCAAGGGCGGCGCCCGGCTGCGCGACGTGGGCTCGACGGCCCGGCGCGGCATCGAGGCGCTCCTGGGGGCCCGGGTCTACCTGGACCTGCACGTCAAGGTCGCCAAGGACTGGCAGCGGGACCCCAAGCAGCTGCGCCGCCTCGGGTTCTGA
- a CDS encoding DUF3097 domain-containing protein, which translates to MDRYGRDVLAGPTPGQGPTSPHHRRKPSSRPLAADVGLVVEEVTTGWVGAVVRVEKSGGMHVVVLEDRAGRTRTFPLGPGFWVDGEPVELTPPVTAPAPQRPTRTASGSVAVHGARARVARGGRIWVEGKHDAELVEKVWGDDLRLEGVVVELLDGVDDLAAAVREFAPGPGRRLGVLVDHLVAGSKESRIAADAMRAAAPGTLLVLGHPYVDVWQAVRPGRLGLDAWPVIDRGTEWKRGILRTLGWPADDQADVARGWQRILRSVRDYRDLEPSLLGRMEELIDFVTAP; encoded by the coding sequence ATGGACCGCTACGGACGCGACGTCCTCGCCGGACCGACCCCCGGCCAGGGGCCGACCAGCCCCCACCACCGGCGCAAGCCCTCGTCGCGGCCGCTCGCCGCCGACGTCGGGCTCGTGGTCGAGGAGGTCACGACCGGCTGGGTCGGCGCCGTCGTGCGCGTCGAGAAGTCCGGCGGGATGCACGTCGTCGTCCTGGAGGACCGCGCAGGTCGCACCCGCACCTTCCCGCTCGGCCCCGGCTTCTGGGTCGACGGCGAGCCGGTCGAGCTCACGCCCCCCGTCACCGCCCCCGCCCCGCAGCGCCCGACGCGCACGGCGTCCGGGTCCGTCGCCGTGCACGGCGCCCGCGCCCGCGTGGCGCGCGGCGGCCGCATCTGGGTCGAGGGCAAGCACGACGCGGAGCTCGTCGAGAAGGTGTGGGGCGACGACCTGCGCCTCGAGGGCGTCGTCGTCGAGCTCCTCGACGGCGTCGACGACCTCGCCGCCGCCGTGCGGGAGTTCGCGCCCGGGCCCGGGCGCCGCCTCGGCGTGCTCGTCGACCACCTCGTGGCCGGCAGCAAGGAGTCGCGCATCGCGGCGGACGCCATGCGCGCCGCGGCTCCCGGCACGCTGCTCGTGCTCGGCCACCCGTACGTCGACGTCTGGCAGGCCGTCCGCCCCGGGCGCCTCGGGCTCGACGCCTGGCCCGTCATCGACCGTGGCACGGAGTGGAAGCGCGGCATCCTGCGCACGCTCGGCTGGCCGGCCGACGACCAGGCCGACGTCGCGCGTGGGTGGCAGCGCATCCTGCGCAGCGTCCGCGACTACCGGGACCTCGAGCCCAGCCTCCTCGGCCGCATGGAGGAGCTGATCGACTTCGTCACCGCACCCTGA
- a CDS encoding hemolysin family protein — protein MSGAPAGALLVVAALLVLPAVMLSAGETALLRVSRTALAELAASDAPVGRRLQRVADDQHSTASAAAFVRVLCEALAAVAATLGLAATGLRWWQVLALAAVVVAAVAVVVVRHVPRTLGRRHPVGTLRLTAGWLVGARVLTTPLGSAGAGISEQHELTDDELRDMVDRVSESEHMQDEEREMFRSVLELGDTITRAVMVPRTDMITLPSGTPLRKAMSLFLRSGYSRVPVVGESVDDVLGVLYLKDVVRHRHLHEGSDEEPVDGLLRPPVFVPESKPVDDLLREMQRGAFHMAMVVDEFGGIAGLVTIEDALEEIVGELTDEHDRSPVDVEDLGDGAYRVPSRLPVDELGELFDLELEDDDVDSAGGLLAKALGKVPLAGSSAVVGGLELSADRVEGRRKQVATLVVRRAPLDSQDEVPDAPPTQGAPR, from the coding sequence ATGAGCGGTGCTCCTGCGGGGGCGCTGCTGGTCGTCGCCGCCCTCCTCGTGCTGCCCGCGGTGATGCTGTCCGCCGGCGAGACCGCGCTGCTGCGCGTGAGCCGCACGGCGCTGGCCGAGCTCGCGGCGTCGGACGCGCCGGTCGGTCGACGCCTGCAGCGCGTCGCCGACGACCAGCACAGCACGGCGTCGGCGGCCGCGTTCGTGCGGGTGCTCTGCGAGGCCCTGGCCGCCGTGGCGGCGACCCTCGGCCTGGCCGCGACCGGTCTGCGGTGGTGGCAGGTCCTGGCGCTCGCCGCCGTCGTCGTCGCCGCCGTCGCGGTGGTCGTGGTGCGGCACGTCCCGCGGACGCTCGGGCGCCGCCACCCGGTGGGGACGCTGCGCCTGACGGCGGGCTGGCTCGTCGGCGCGCGCGTGCTCACGACGCCGCTCGGGTCGGCGGGCGCGGGCATCTCCGAGCAGCACGAGCTCACGGACGACGAGCTGCGCGACATGGTCGACCGGGTCAGCGAGTCGGAGCACATGCAGGACGAGGAGCGGGAGATGTTCCGCTCCGTCCTCGAGCTCGGCGACACCATCACGCGCGCCGTGATGGTGCCCCGCACGGACATGATCACGCTGCCGAGCGGGACGCCGCTGCGCAAGGCCATGTCGCTGTTCCTGCGCTCGGGCTACTCGCGCGTGCCGGTCGTGGGCGAGTCGGTCGACGACGTGCTCGGCGTCCTCTACCTCAAGGACGTCGTGCGGCACCGCCACCTGCACGAGGGCTCCGACGAGGAGCCCGTCGACGGGCTGCTGCGGCCGCCGGTCTTCGTGCCCGAGTCCAAGCCGGTGGACGACCTGCTGCGCGAGATGCAGCGCGGCGCCTTCCACATGGCCATGGTCGTCGACGAGTTCGGCGGCATCGCCGGCCTCGTGACGATCGAGGACGCCCTCGAGGAGATCGTGGGCGAGCTCACCGACGAGCACGACCGCTCGCCCGTCGACGTCGAGGACCTGGGCGACGGCGCGTACCGCGTGCCCTCCCGCCTGCCCGTCGACGAGCTGGGCGAGCTGTTCGACCTCGAGCTCGAGGACGACGACGTCGACAGCGCGGGCGGCCTGCTCGCGAAGGCACTGGGCAAGGTGCCCCTGGCAGGGTCGAGCGCCGTCGTCGGCGGGCTCGAGCTGAGCGCGGACCGCGTGGAGGGACGCCGCAAGCAGGTGGCTACGCTCGTGGTGCGCCGCGCGCCCCTCGACAGCCAGGACGAGGTGCCGGACGCACCACCGACGCAGGGAGCTCCACGATGA
- the ybeY gene encoding rRNA maturation RNase YbeY has product MSIEVNNESGVPVDEAEFAALGRHVLDAMHVHPQTDLSIMLVGTEVMSELHVQWMDEPGPTDVLSFPMDELRPGQDGEPSPPGLLGDVVLCPEVAARQARDAGHSTTEELLLLTTHGILHLLGYDHAEPEEEKEMFALQRQLLLTFLATR; this is encoded by the coding sequence GTGAGCATCGAGGTCAACAACGAGTCCGGCGTCCCCGTCGACGAGGCGGAGTTCGCGGCGCTCGGGCGTCACGTGCTCGACGCGATGCACGTGCACCCCCAGACGGACCTGTCGATCATGCTGGTCGGCACGGAGGTCATGTCCGAGCTCCACGTGCAGTGGATGGACGAGCCCGGACCCACCGACGTCCTGTCGTTCCCGATGGACGAGCTGCGCCCGGGCCAGGACGGCGAGCCGTCGCCGCCCGGGTTGCTGGGCGACGTCGTCCTGTGCCCGGAGGTCGCCGCGCGCCAGGCGCGCGACGCGGGGCACTCCACGACGGAGGAGCTGCTGCTCCTGACGACGCACGGCATCCTGCACCTGCTCGGCTACGACCACGCCGAGCCGGAGGAGGAGAAGGAGATGTTCGCGCTCCAGCGCCAGCTCCTCCTGACCTTCCTCGCCACGCGATGA
- a CDS encoding PhoH family protein codes for MSDTSARRLHGAGGGDVEHRIVVPSHLPAVALLGTGDEVLRAVEAGFPGVRIHARGDQITLQGPPGDVALVSRLLDELLEVAASGTELSGDVVARSVRMLTAATAARPAEVLTQNVLSNRGRTIRPKTVGQKAYVDAIDRHTITFGIGPAGTGKTYLAMAKAVQALQAKQVNRIVLTRPAVEAGERLGFLPGSLSEKIDPYLRPLYDALHDMVDPDSIPRLMEAGTVEVAPLAYMRGRTLNDAFIILDEAQNTSTEQMKMFLTRLGFGAKMVVTGDVTQVDLPGGTTSGLRVVEDILSGVDDVEFCRLTSEDVVRHRLVGSIIDAYAAWDADRAPAHDHRADGRSGRR; via the coding sequence ATGTCAGACACATCTGCGCGACGCCTGCACGGCGCAGGCGGCGGCGACGTCGAGCACCGCATCGTCGTGCCGTCCCACCTTCCGGCGGTAGCCCTCCTGGGAACGGGGGACGAGGTCCTGCGTGCGGTGGAGGCCGGGTTCCCGGGCGTGCGGATCCACGCGCGCGGCGACCAGATCACGCTCCAGGGCCCCCCGGGTGACGTCGCCCTGGTCTCGCGCCTGCTGGACGAGCTGCTCGAGGTGGCCGCGAGCGGGACCGAGCTCAGCGGCGACGTCGTCGCGCGCTCCGTGCGCATGCTCACGGCCGCGACGGCCGCCCGGCCCGCCGAGGTGCTCACGCAGAACGTCCTGTCCAACCGTGGCCGCACCATCCGGCCCAAGACGGTCGGTCAGAAGGCCTACGTCGACGCGATCGACCGCCACACCATCACGTTCGGGATCGGCCCGGCGGGCACCGGGAAGACCTACCTCGCGATGGCCAAGGCCGTCCAGGCCCTGCAGGCCAAGCAGGTCAACCGCATCGTCCTGACGCGCCCGGCGGTCGAGGCCGGGGAGCGGCTCGGCTTCCTGCCCGGCTCGCTCAGCGAGAAGATCGACCCCTACCTGCGGCCCCTGTACGACGCGCTCCACGACATGGTGGACCCGGACTCGATCCCGCGGCTCATGGAGGCCGGCACGGTCGAGGTCGCGCCGCTCGCCTACATGCGCGGCCGCACGCTCAACGACGCGTTCATCATCCTCGACGAGGCCCAGAACACCTCCACCGAGCAGATGAAGATGTTCCTCACGCGCCTCGGGTTCGGCGCCAAGATGGTCGTGACCGGGGACGTCACCCAGGTCGACCTGCCGGGCGGGACGACGTCCGGCCTGCGCGTCGTGGAGGACATCCTCAGCGGCGTCGACGATGTCGAGTTCTGCCGGCTGACCTCGGAGGACGTCGTCCGGCACCGGCTCGTCGGCTCGATCATCGACGCCTACGCGGCGTGGGACGCGGACCGTGCGCCCGCGCACGACCACCGGGCCGACGGCAGGAGCGGGCGCCGGTGA
- the hrcA gene encoding heat-inducible transcriptional repressor HrcA — MSEDRRLDVLRAIVEDYVETQEPVGSRVLVERHNLGVSPATIRNDMAALEDAGYIAQPHTSAGRVPTDKGYRLFVDRLSTVKPLSAAERRAIQTLLEEAVDLDDVVDRSVRLLAQLTQQVAVVQYPSLRRSALRHLELVPVGHDRLLVVIITDNGRVEQRVLDLGEPVAERVVTELRARLNATVAGRRLVDLAEPLDRMTQAFAVADRPIVLRVIKVVEDTLAEATEERIVMAGAANLARSGTDFPHTIRPVLEALEEQVVLLRLLTDMAEDAAPVSVRIGSENQHAGLAETSIVAAGYGADGDPVARIGSLGPTRMDYAGTIAAVRAVARYLSRILAP, encoded by the coding sequence ATGAGCGAGGACCGCAGGCTCGACGTGCTGCGCGCCATCGTCGAGGACTACGTCGAGACCCAGGAGCCGGTCGGCTCCCGCGTGCTCGTCGAGCGGCACAACCTCGGCGTGTCGCCGGCCACGATCCGCAACGACATGGCCGCCCTCGAGGACGCCGGGTACATCGCGCAGCCCCACACCTCGGCGGGCCGGGTGCCGACGGACAAGGGCTACCGCCTCTTCGTCGACCGGCTCTCGACCGTCAAGCCGCTGTCGGCCGCGGAGCGCCGCGCGATCCAGACGCTGCTCGAGGAGGCGGTGGACCTCGACGACGTCGTGGACCGCTCCGTGCGCCTGCTCGCGCAGCTGACCCAGCAGGTCGCCGTCGTGCAGTACCCCTCGCTGCGGCGCTCGGCGCTGCGGCACCTCGAGCTCGTCCCGGTGGGCCACGACCGGCTCCTCGTCGTGATCATCACGGACAACGGGCGCGTCGAGCAGCGCGTGCTGGACCTCGGCGAACCGGTCGCGGAGCGCGTCGTCACCGAGCTGCGCGCGCGGCTCAACGCCACGGTGGCGGGCCGCCGGCTCGTGGACCTCGCGGAGCCGCTCGACCGCATGACCCAGGCGTTCGCCGTCGCCGACCGGCCGATCGTGCTCCGCGTGATCAAGGTCGTCGAGGACACCCTGGCCGAGGCGACGGAGGAGCGCATCGTCATGGCGGGCGCGGCGAACCTCGCGCGCAGCGGCACGGACTTCCCGCACACCATCCGGCCCGTGCTCGAGGCGCTGGAGGAGCAGGTGGTGCTGCTGCGCCTGCTCACCGACATGGCCGAGGACGCCGCGCCCGTGTCGGTGCGGATCGGCAGCGAGAACCAGCACGCCGGACTGGCGGAGACCTCCATCGTCGCCGCGGGGTACGGTGCGGACGGCGATCCGGTCGCGCGCATCGGCTCGCTGGGACCCACGCGCATGGACTACGCGGGCACGATCGCCGCGGTCCGGGCCGTCGCGCGGTACCTGTCCCGGATCCTCGCCCCCTGA